One window from the genome of Corynebacterium sp. SCR221107 encodes:
- a CDS encoding threonine/serine ThrE exporter family protein, which yields MGVAADAVLRLGMMLMAAGSSGYRVIRGMKRTARAMGFDDLDAVVGVTQITCTFHKGERFRTVASQHDHLSVDASRIEALEYFTHHLDRPIDAAELNAKLDLIEATVRRRWSTLILVAAAAVACAAFAVLNHFAPTAVVVVAIAAGTGQWVRARLAAHHVHQLGGVVASGTIASLVFYLLALALTQLGITGVGSLTAGYVTAVLFLVPGFPLFSAMIDLGRFDFDAGMARLAYAMVVIFAATFSVALVSGVTGLDPKPVPVATGSVDPTWLATAAAASFFGIAGFAFLFNSSRRMVLVAACIGTIANTLRMLLVELDANGYFAAFCAGALIGLIGAVASKKASLPRVTTTVPAAVILIPGTSMFRTVYYLNAGNMNDALSHGATAGMTVLAIAMGLVIARMLTDPDWALGRVIDFDKPLPAPRS from the coding sequence ATGGGTGTGGCCGCCGACGCCGTCCTGCGCCTTGGGATGATGCTCATGGCGGCCGGGTCGAGTGGCTACCGCGTTATCCGCGGGATGAAACGCACCGCCCGGGCGATGGGTTTCGATGACCTCGATGCAGTGGTTGGCGTGACCCAGATTACCTGCACCTTTCACAAGGGCGAGCGCTTTCGCACGGTGGCCAGCCAGCACGACCACCTCTCCGTCGACGCCTCGCGCATCGAGGCACTCGAGTACTTCACGCACCACCTCGACCGTCCTATCGACGCCGCCGAGCTCAACGCGAAGCTCGACCTCATAGAGGCCACGGTGCGCCGGCGCTGGTCCACGCTCATCCTGGTGGCCGCTGCTGCGGTCGCTTGCGCGGCCTTTGCCGTGCTCAATCACTTCGCGCCCACCGCCGTGGTCGTGGTGGCCATCGCTGCCGGCACTGGGCAGTGGGTGCGCGCGCGGCTGGCCGCCCACCACGTACACCAGCTCGGTGGGGTGGTGGCCTCCGGCACGATTGCCTCGCTGGTCTTCTATCTGCTTGCCCTGGCCCTGACGCAGCTGGGGATCACCGGCGTCGGCTCGCTGACCGCGGGGTATGTGACAGCGGTTTTGTTCCTCGTGCCGGGCTTCCCGCTGTTTTCCGCCATGATCGACTTAGGGCGCTTCGACTTCGATGCGGGAATGGCCCGGCTGGCCTACGCGATGGTGGTGATCTTCGCGGCTACGTTCTCCGTGGCCTTAGTCAGCGGTGTCACCGGATTAGACCCGAAGCCGGTCCCTGTGGCCACGGGTTCTGTCGACCCCACCTGGCTGGCCACGGCCGCGGCCGCCAGCTTCTTCGGCATCGCGGGCTTTGCTTTTCTTTTTAACTCCTCACGCCGGATGGTGCTGGTCGCGGCGTGCATCGGCACGATCGCCAACACCTTGCGTATGCTCCTGGTCGAGCTGGACGCGAACGGCTACTTCGCCGCCTTCTGCGCAGGCGCGCTCATCGGGCTGATCGGCGCGGTGGCCTCCAAGAAGGCGAGCCTGCCCCGGGTGACCACTACGGTGCCCGCGGCAGTCATTCTCATTCCGGGCACGTCGATGTTTCGCACCGTCTACTATCTCAACGCCGGCAACATGAATGACGCATTGAGCCACGGCGCGACAGCGGGGATGACGGTGTTGGCGATTGCGATGGGGCTGGTCATTGCGCGTATGCTCACCGATCCGGACTGGGCGCTGGGAAGGGTCATCGACTTCGACAAACCGCTTCCCGCCCCGAGGTCCTAG
- a CDS encoding GuaB1 family IMP dehydrogenase-related protein — MRFLNDAHAPYELTYSDVFMVPSRSDIGSRMSVDLSTTDGSGTTIPLVVANMTAVAGRRMAETIARRGGIAILPQDVPADIAAETIAKVKAADLVADTPITVKPHHTVGYASNLLHKRAHGAAIVVDGNRPVGLITDSDLAGNDNFTQVGQLMSSDLMTLPQGVDPQEAFRLLRAASKKLAPVIDAEGNLAGILTRRGALRSTVYTPATDAAGRLRVGAAIGINGDVEGRARTLIEAGADVLVIDTAHGHQASTLRAVERVRALGISVPIVAGNVVSAEGVRDLVGAGADIIKVGVGPGAMCTTRMQTGVGRPQFSAVLDCAAAAKELGAHVWADGGVRDPRDVALALAAGASNVMIGSWFAGTFESPGDLKVDGDGRFYKESFGMASRRAVKNRNADVEAFERARREMFEEGISTSKIYLDEKDGGVEYLIDRITFGVRSSFTYAGSASIAQFQEQAVVGIQSAAGFAEGLPRATRG; from the coding sequence ATGCGCTTTTTGAACGATGCGCACGCCCCGTATGAACTCACCTATTCCGATGTCTTTATGGTGCCCTCGCGCTCGGACATCGGATCCCGAATGAGCGTGGACCTATCGACCACAGATGGCTCGGGAACCACGATCCCGCTGGTGGTGGCCAATATGACCGCCGTCGCTGGCCGGCGCATGGCAGAAACCATCGCCCGACGCGGCGGCATCGCCATCCTCCCGCAAGACGTGCCCGCCGACATCGCAGCGGAAACCATCGCGAAGGTCAAGGCCGCCGACCTCGTGGCCGACACCCCCATCACGGTCAAACCCCACCACACCGTGGGCTACGCCAGCAACCTGCTGCACAAGCGCGCGCACGGCGCTGCCATCGTCGTCGACGGCAACCGTCCCGTCGGTCTAATCACCGACAGCGACCTAGCAGGCAACGACAACTTCACCCAGGTGGGGCAGCTGATGAGCTCCGATCTCATGACCCTACCCCAGGGCGTGGACCCGCAGGAGGCCTTCCGGCTCCTGCGCGCGGCCTCCAAGAAGCTCGCGCCGGTCATCGACGCCGAGGGCAACCTCGCTGGCATCCTCACCCGCCGCGGCGCGCTGCGCTCGACCGTCTACACCCCGGCTACCGACGCCGCGGGGCGCCTGCGTGTCGGCGCGGCGATCGGCATCAACGGCGACGTCGAGGGTCGGGCCCGCACCCTCATCGAGGCCGGTGCCGACGTGCTCGTCATCGACACGGCCCACGGCCACCAGGCCTCCACCCTGCGGGCGGTTGAGCGCGTGCGGGCGCTGGGCATAAGCGTGCCGATCGTGGCCGGTAATGTGGTCAGCGCCGAGGGTGTCCGCGACCTGGTAGGCGCCGGCGCCGACATCATCAAGGTGGGCGTGGGCCCGGGCGCGATGTGCACCACCCGCATGCAAACAGGTGTTGGCCGCCCGCAGTTTAGCGCCGTCCTCGACTGCGCGGCCGCCGCCAAGGAACTGGGCGCGCACGTGTGGGCCGACGGCGGCGTGCGCGACCCGCGCGACGTGGCCCTCGCGCTGGCGGCGGGCGCCTCCAACGTCATGATCGGCTCGTGGTTCGCGGGCACCTTCGAGTCCCCGGGGGATCTCAAGGTCGACGGCGACGGCCGCTTCTACAAAGAGTCCTTCGGCATGGCCTCGCGCCGCGCGGTCAAAAACCGCAACGCCGACGTGGAGGCCTTTGAACGCGCCCGCCGCGAGATGTTCGAGGAGGGAATCTCCACCTCCAAGATCTACCTCGACGAAAAGGACGGCGGCGTGGAATACCTTATCGACCGGATCACCTTCGGTGTGCGCTCATCCTTCACCTACGCAGGGTCCGCTTCCATCGCACAATTCCAGGAACAAGCGGTGGTGGGCATCCAGTCGGCGGCCGGATTCGCCGAGGGGCTGCCGCGCGCAACCCGCGGCTAG
- a CDS encoding alpha/beta hydrolase, whose translation MEFFPAHNQPARAAVLISHGYAEHLGRYRGLIEALNRCGFDAYGYNHRAHGEVASTPGVKRAQVDVGTLIQDHLRARAAVIAAMEAASAQLPLYLFGHSMGGLITAASVQANSAQVAGVVLSGPALRPLPRVPLVIARAGRTLARIAPGLPTAKLDAAAVSRDPQEVQAYQDDPLNYHGAVALLTATSMVLAGDKVLRTPWPGIPTFVIHGTQDRLADVAGARQFARMSQSITLEEVEGGFHEVLNDSSREQSLAHILDWLIEQTDQE comes from the coding sequence ATGGAATTCTTCCCGGCACACAACCAACCTGCGCGCGCCGCGGTGCTGATCAGCCACGGCTACGCCGAGCACCTTGGGCGTTACCGTGGCCTCATTGAGGCGCTCAATCGCTGTGGCTTCGACGCCTATGGCTACAACCATCGCGCCCACGGTGAGGTGGCAAGCACGCCCGGGGTCAAGCGCGCGCAGGTGGACGTCGGCACGCTCATCCAAGACCACCTGCGAGCACGCGCGGCGGTGATCGCTGCCATGGAGGCGGCGTCGGCGCAGTTGCCGCTGTATCTGTTCGGGCATTCGATGGGCGGGCTTATTACCGCGGCGTCCGTGCAGGCCAACTCGGCGCAGGTCGCTGGCGTGGTTCTCAGCGGCCCGGCGCTGCGCCCGCTACCCCGCGTGCCCCTTGTTATCGCCCGGGCCGGCCGCACGCTGGCCCGGATTGCCCCGGGATTGCCCACCGCCAAGCTTGACGCCGCAGCGGTCTCGCGCGACCCGCAGGAGGTGCAGGCCTACCAAGACGATCCGTTGAACTACCACGGCGCCGTTGCCTTGCTCACTGCCACATCGATGGTGCTCGCCGGCGACAAGGTGCTGCGCACGCCATGGCCAGGTATTCCTACGTTCGTCATCCACGGCACCCAGGATCGCCTCGCCGATGTGGCAGGCGCCCGCCAATTCGCCCGCATGAGTCAGTCGATCACCCTAGAAGAGGTGGAGGGCGGATTCCACGAGGTCTTAAACGATAGCTCCCGTGAGCAATCACTGGCCCACATTCTTGACTGGCTCATTGAGCAAACGGATCAGGAATAA
- a CDS encoding ABC transporter permease: MVKDWPIISDVRRSAGTQRFMLVTGLILSAMLLLVALFAPLIAPYSWSQTADDLGSFGTQQPPSSEHIWGTTVSGFDVFSRVIWGTRTAVAVIVAAVVASIIIGVLLGLVSGYIGGWLDRILVMIADAIYAFPSLLLAIVMSIVLTGGQSNAVGGIAAAAISITVVFIPQYFRVIRAETIRLKAEPFVESAQAVGATHWRTMTVHILRNATRTLPLIFTLNASEAILTLAGLGFIGFGIEPTSAAEWGYDLNRSISEVTSGIWWTSIYPGMAIVLSVLGITLVGESLNDLNDPRLRIRRKAKKAR, encoded by the coding sequence ATGGTCAAAGACTGGCCCATCATTTCCGACGTTCGTCGCTCCGCAGGCACCCAGCGTTTCATGCTGGTAACAGGTCTCATCCTGAGCGCAATGCTGCTGCTGGTGGCGTTGTTCGCACCGCTGATCGCCCCCTATTCCTGGTCGCAGACCGCCGACGACCTCGGCTCCTTCGGCACCCAGCAGCCACCGTCCTCGGAGCATATCTGGGGCACCACCGTCTCCGGCTTCGACGTCTTCTCCCGCGTGATCTGGGGGACGCGCACCGCGGTGGCGGTCATCGTCGCAGCGGTGGTGGCCTCCATCATCATCGGCGTGCTGCTCGGCCTGGTCTCCGGCTACATCGGTGGCTGGCTCGACCGGATCCTCGTGATGATCGCCGACGCCATCTATGCCTTCCCTTCTCTACTGCTGGCCATCGTCATGTCCATCGTGCTCACCGGCGGGCAGTCCAACGCGGTCGGCGGGATCGCGGCGGCGGCCATCTCGATCACCGTGGTGTTCATCCCCCAGTACTTCCGCGTCATCCGCGCGGAGACCATCAGGCTCAAGGCGGAGCCCTTCGTGGAGTCCGCGCAGGCGGTGGGCGCTACCCACTGGCGCACCATGACCGTGCACATCCTGCGCAACGCCACCCGTACCCTGCCGCTGATCTTCACCCTCAACGCCTCGGAGGCCATCCTCACCCTGGCGGGCCTGGGCTTCATCGGCTTCGGCATCGAACCCACCTCCGCCGCCGAGTGGGGCTATGACCTCAACCGTTCGATCTCTGAGGTCACCTCCGGCATCTGGTGGACCTCGATCTACCCCGGTATGGCCATCGTCTTGTCCGTGCTGGGCATCACGCTCGTGGGTGAGTCGCTCAATGACCTCAACGATCCGCGGCTGCGTATTCGTCGGAAAGCAAAGAAGGCACGCTAA
- a CDS encoding ABC transporter permease, whose translation MTSAAPVELGTTAEVKDETGKNRGGGFARYILIRFLLIFPTIFILVTTVFFLMRITGDPITAALGGRLTPDQLAERVHAAGYDRPLLVQYFEYLGNVATGDFGTTFTDGRPVTDILVKYGAATAELVFYSLIVALVLGVPLGMVATYFRDRLGDGFLRVFAILAYATPVFFVGLVLKLIFSVKLGWLPIAGRVSSSGESTLNSITNRTPFYLLDALRLGDLALIKDVASHAVLPAVALGLLTGGVFLRLVRTNLIGTLDRQYVESARSRGVSEYRLVTRHALRPALIPVITVMGMQIALSLGGAVLTETTFEWKGLGFILVQYMQARDYVAVQGIVMLMAVIVAVTNFFVDVIAALIDPRVRY comes from the coding sequence ATGACGAGCGCAGCCCCAGTTGAGCTGGGAACAACTGCGGAAGTCAAAGATGAAACGGGTAAGAATCGTGGCGGCGGCTTCGCGCGCTACATTCTTATCCGTTTCCTTTTGATCTTCCCCACGATATTCATTCTGGTCACCACTGTCTTCTTCCTCATGCGAATTACCGGCGACCCCATCACGGCCGCCCTGGGTGGCAGGCTCACGCCGGATCAGCTCGCCGAGCGCGTCCATGCTGCAGGTTACGACCGCCCGCTGCTGGTCCAATACTTTGAGTACCTGGGCAATGTCGCAACAGGCGATTTCGGCACCACCTTTACCGATGGCCGCCCGGTCACCGACATCCTGGTCAAGTACGGCGCGGCCACCGCGGAGCTCGTGTTCTACTCGCTCATCGTCGCGCTGGTGCTGGGCGTCCCGCTGGGCATGGTGGCCACCTACTTCCGGGATCGCCTAGGCGACGGCTTCCTGCGCGTGTTCGCCATCCTCGCCTACGCAACCCCGGTCTTCTTCGTCGGCTTGGTGCTCAAGCTCATCTTCTCGGTCAAGCTGGGGTGGCTGCCGATCGCCGGGCGGGTCTCCTCAAGCGGGGAGTCCACGCTCAACTCGATCACCAACCGCACGCCCTTCTACCTGCTCGACGCCCTGCGCTTGGGCGATCTGGCGCTGATCAAGGACGTGGCCTCCCACGCCGTGCTGCCCGCGGTGGCCTTGGGGTTGCTCACCGGAGGTGTGTTCCTGCGCCTGGTGCGCACCAATTTGATCGGCACACTCGATCGCCAGTATGTGGAATCCGCCCGCTCCCGCGGGGTCAGCGAATACCGCCTGGTGACCCGGCATGCCCTTCGGCCGGCGCTCATCCCGGTGATCACGGTGATGGGCATGCAAATCGCGCTGAGCCTGGGCGGTGCCGTGCTCACGGAGACCACCTTCGAATGGAAGGGCTTGGGCTTCATCCTGGTGCAGTACATGCAGGCCCGCGACTACGTGGCGGTCCAGGGCATCGTGATGCTCATGGCCGTCATCGTGGCGGTGACGAACTTCTTCGTGGATGTCATCGCCGCGCTCATCGATCCCCGAGTGAGGTACTGA
- a CDS encoding DUF4236 domain-containing protein, with protein MGITFRKRKKVGKNSWINISGSGVSASTKVGPVTLNSRGGVYVKLPGGLSFRGRWK; from the coding sequence ATGGGAATTACGTTCCGTAAGCGGAAGAAGGTGGGCAAGAATAGCTGGATCAATATCTCCGGCTCGGGCGTGTCCGCAAGTACCAAGGTAGGGCCTGTAACCCTCAACTCCCGCGGGGGAGTCTACGTCAAGCTCCCCGGTGGCCTGAGCTTCCGCGGACGCTGGAAATAG
- a CDS encoding ABC transporter substrate-binding protein, translating into MTGLTMTACANTDSSTESTQSSGGGQTAGLTIGTTDKVTKLDPAGSYDNGSFNVMRQVYGFLVEPEPGSTDAAMQPSLAESAEFSSPTEYTVKLKSGLKFANGNELTSSDVKFSFDRQIAIDDPNGPASLLGNLDSVSTPDDTTVVFKLKAENDQTFPLVLNSPAGPIVDEDTFSADATMDNADVVATDGFAGPYAISSFSENELVSYAANPDYQGLLGAPKTENVNVKYYADASNLKLDIQQNNIDVAYRSLSATDIEDLRGNDNVQVIEGPGGEIRYLVFNFDTMPFGAKTPEADPAKATAVRQAIAASIDRSALATDIYKDTYAPLYSSVASAMDGATTPVKDKYLTADGAPDVEKAKEILSAAGVTDPVELNIQYNPDHYGPSSGDEYAAIKSQLEATGLFTVNLQSTEWVQYNKDRVSDVYPIYQLGWFPDFSDADNYLTPFFTKDNFLENHYENAKVEALIKQEVTTADPAERLKLIGDIQELEADHLSTVPLLEGKQFAIAGKDVSGVILDSSFHLRFGSIEK; encoded by the coding sequence ATGACGGGACTGACCATGACCGCCTGTGCGAACACGGATTCCTCAACGGAATCAACGCAGTCCTCCGGTGGCGGGCAAACCGCCGGGCTGACCATCGGCACCACGGACAAGGTCACCAAGCTGGACCCGGCGGGTTCCTATGACAACGGTTCCTTCAATGTCATGCGCCAGGTCTACGGCTTCCTCGTGGAACCCGAGCCGGGCTCTACCGATGCCGCCATGCAGCCATCCCTGGCGGAATCGGCGGAGTTTAGCTCGCCGACCGAATACACCGTCAAGCTCAAGTCCGGTCTGAAGTTCGCCAATGGCAACGAGCTGACCTCCTCGGACGTCAAGTTCTCCTTCGATCGCCAGATTGCGATCGACGATCCCAACGGCCCCGCCTCCCTGCTGGGTAACCTCGACTCGGTGTCCACGCCTGATGACACCACGGTCGTGTTCAAGCTGAAGGCCGAAAACGATCAGACCTTCCCGCTGGTGCTCAACTCCCCGGCCGGCCCGATCGTCGACGAGGACACCTTCTCCGCCGACGCCACCATGGACAACGCGGATGTGGTGGCAACCGACGGCTTCGCCGGGCCTTACGCCATTAGCTCCTTTAGCGAGAACGAACTGGTCAGCTACGCGGCCAACCCGGACTACCAGGGACTTTTGGGCGCCCCGAAGACCGAAAACGTCAACGTCAAGTACTACGCGGATGCCTCCAACCTGAAGCTGGACATCCAGCAAAACAACATCGACGTCGCCTACCGCTCGCTGTCGGCCACCGACATCGAGGACCTGCGCGGCAACGACAACGTCCAGGTCATCGAGGGTCCCGGCGGCGAGATCCGCTACCTGGTCTTCAACTTCGACACCATGCCCTTCGGCGCGAAGACCCCGGAGGCCGACCCGGCCAAGGCCACCGCCGTGCGCCAGGCCATCGCCGCCTCCATCGACCGCTCGGCGCTGGCCACAGACATCTACAAGGACACCTACGCCCCGCTTTACTCCTCCGTCGCCTCCGCGATGGACGGCGCCACCACCCCGGTCAAGGACAAGTACCTCACGGCCGACGGCGCCCCGGATGTGGAGAAGGCCAAGGAGATCCTTTCCGCCGCGGGTGTTACCGACCCGGTCGAGCTCAACATCCAGTACAACCCGGACCACTACGGCCCGTCCTCTGGCGATGAGTACGCCGCGATCAAGAGCCAGCTCGAGGCCACCGGCCTGTTTACCGTGAACCTGCAGTCCACCGAGTGGGTGCAGTACAACAAGGACCGCGTCTCGGATGTGTACCCGATCTACCAGCTGGGTTGGTTCCCGGACTTCTCCGACGCCGACAACTACCTCACGCCGTTTTTCACCAAGGACAACTTCCTCGAGAACCACTATGAAAACGCCAAGGTCGAGGCACTGATCAAGCAGGAGGTTACCACCGCGGATCCAGCCGAACGCCTCAAGCTCATCGGCGATATCCAAGAACTGGAGGCCGATCACCTCTCCACGGTTCCGCTGCTGGAGGGCAAGCAGTTCGCTATCGCTGGCAAGGATGTCTCGGGGGTAATCCTCGATTCCTCCTTCCACCTGCGTTTCGGTTCGATCGAAAAGTAA
- a CDS encoding ATP-dependent Clp protease ATP-binding subunit has protein sequence MFERFTDRARRVIVLAQEEARGLNHNYIGTEHILLGLIHEGEGVAAKALESMGISLEAVRQEVEEIIGHGAEPPVGHIPFTPRAKKVLELSLREGLQMGHKYIGTEFLLLGLIREGDGVAAQVLVKLGADLPRVRQQVIQLLSGYEGGQNSPENDGGDNLAGAGSGSAAGRTGGGRSGGAGERSNSLVLDQFGRNLTQAAKDGKLDPVVGREKEIERIMQVLSRRTKNNPVLIGEPGVGKTAVVEGLALDIVNGKVPETLKDKQLYSLDLGSLVAGSRYRGDFEERLKKVLKEINQRGDIILFIDEIHTLVGAGAAEGAIDAASLLKPKLARGELQTIGATTLDEYRKHIEKDAALERRFQPVQVPEPSVEMTIEILKGLRDRYEAHHRVSITDGALAAAAQLSDRYINDRFLPDKAVDLIDEAGARMRIKRMTAPASIREVDDRIAEVRREKEAAIDAQDFEKAASLRDKERQLGEERAEKEKQWRSGDLEEIAEVGEEQIAEVLASWTGIPVFKLTEEESSRLLHMEEELHKRIIGQEDAVKAVSRAIRRTRAGLKDPRRPSGSFIFAGPSGVGKTELSKALAEFLFGEDDALIQIDMGEFHDRFTASRLFGAPPGYVGYEEGGQLTEKVRRKPFSVVLFDEIEKAHKEIYNTLLQVLEDGRLTDGQGRVVDFKNTVLIFTSNLGTQDISKAVGMGFSSVGEQDSAGQYERMKQKVNDELKKHFRPEFLNRIDDIVVFHQLTQEQIVEMVDLLVGRVAKALKAKDMDIELTDKATNLLAKRGFDPVLGARPLRRTIQREIEDALSEKILFGEVGAGEVVTVDVEGWDGESKDIDKAQFTFTPRPKDDAIAQAVERDVAVVEAQQAVINAADDQASVPEEVDIEGFDAEQPGGAHRAE, from the coding sequence ATGTTCGAGCGGTTTACCGATCGCGCTCGTCGAGTCATCGTGCTTGCGCAGGAAGAGGCTCGTGGGCTTAACCACAATTACATCGGCACGGAGCACATCCTGCTCGGTCTTATCCATGAGGGTGAGGGCGTTGCCGCCAAGGCCCTGGAGTCCATGGGCATTTCCCTCGAGGCTGTGCGTCAAGAGGTCGAGGAGATTATCGGCCACGGCGCCGAACCGCCGGTGGGACACATCCCCTTTACCCCGCGTGCCAAGAAGGTGCTGGAGCTGTCCCTGCGTGAGGGACTGCAGATGGGCCACAAGTACATCGGAACCGAGTTCCTGCTGCTCGGCCTCATCCGCGAGGGTGACGGCGTGGCCGCCCAGGTGCTGGTCAAGCTCGGCGCGGATCTCCCGCGCGTGCGCCAGCAGGTTATCCAGCTGCTGTCCGGCTATGAAGGTGGCCAGAACAGCCCCGAGAATGATGGCGGCGACAACCTCGCCGGAGCTGGCTCCGGTTCTGCCGCGGGGCGCACGGGCGGCGGGCGCTCCGGCGGCGCAGGCGAGCGCTCCAACTCGCTCGTACTGGACCAGTTCGGTCGCAACCTGACCCAGGCCGCCAAGGACGGCAAGCTCGATCCGGTCGTGGGTCGTGAGAAGGAAATCGAGCGCATTATGCAGGTTCTTTCCCGCCGCACCAAGAACAACCCGGTGCTCATCGGTGAGCCCGGCGTTGGTAAGACGGCGGTGGTTGAGGGCCTGGCACTCGATATCGTCAACGGCAAGGTGCCGGAGACCTTGAAGGACAAGCAGCTCTACTCGCTGGACCTGGGCTCATTGGTGGCGGGTTCGCGCTACCGCGGTGACTTCGAGGAGCGCTTAAAGAAGGTGCTCAAGGAGATCAACCAGCGCGGTGACATCATCTTGTTCATCGACGAGATCCACACGCTGGTCGGCGCGGGTGCTGCCGAGGGCGCTATCGACGCGGCCAGCCTGCTCAAGCCCAAGCTCGCTCGTGGTGAGCTACAGACCATCGGCGCCACCACCTTGGATGAGTACCGCAAGCACATTGAGAAGGACGCGGCCCTGGAGCGTCGTTTCCAGCCGGTCCAGGTCCCGGAGCCTTCCGTGGAAATGACCATCGAGATCTTGAAGGGTCTGCGCGATCGCTACGAGGCACACCACCGCGTGTCCATCACCGATGGCGCGCTGGCAGCAGCCGCCCAGCTGTCGGATCGCTACATCAATGACCGCTTCCTGCCGGACAAGGCAGTGGACCTCATCGACGAGGCGGGTGCCCGCATGCGCATCAAGCGCATGACCGCCCCTGCCTCCATCCGCGAGGTCGACGATCGCATCGCCGAGGTGCGCCGCGAGAAGGAGGCCGCCATCGATGCTCAGGACTTCGAGAAGGCCGCCAGCCTGCGCGACAAGGAGCGTCAGCTCGGCGAGGAACGCGCGGAGAAGGAAAAGCAGTGGCGCTCCGGTGACCTCGAGGAAATCGCCGAAGTAGGCGAAGAGCAGATCGCAGAGGTGCTGGCCTCTTGGACCGGCATCCCGGTGTTCAAGCTGACGGAGGAGGAGTCTTCCCGCCTGCTGCACATGGAAGAAGAGCTGCACAAGCGCATCATCGGCCAGGAGGACGCCGTCAAGGCGGTCTCGCGTGCGATTCGCCGCACCCGCGCTGGTCTGAAGGATCCGCGTCGTCCCTCCGGTTCCTTCATCTTCGCCGGCCCGTCCGGTGTGGGTAAGACCGAGCTGTCGAAGGCGCTGGCGGAGTTCCTCTTCGGCGAGGACGATGCCCTCATCCAGATCGACATGGGCGAGTTCCACGACCGCTTCACCGCTTCGCGCCTGTTCGGTGCCCCTCCGGGATACGTCGGTTATGAAGAGGGCGGTCAGCTCACCGAGAAGGTTCGCCGCAAGCCGTTCTCCGTCGTGCTTTTCGATGAGATCGAGAAGGCCCACAAGGAGATCTACAACACCTTGCTGCAGGTGCTCGAGGATGGCCGCCTGACCGACGGCCAGGGTCGCGTGGTCGACTTCAAGAACACGGTGCTCATCTTCACCTCGAACCTGGGTACCCAGGACATCTCGAAGGCCGTGGGCATGGGCTTTAGCTCGGTGGGTGAGCAGGACAGCGCGGGCCAGTACGAGCGCATGAAGCAGAAGGTCAACGACGAGCTCAAGAAGCACTTCCGCCCGGAGTTCTTGAACCGCATCGACGACATCGTGGTCTTCCACCAGCTCACTCAGGAGCAGATCGTCGAGATGGTCGACCTCCTGGTCGGTCGCGTGGCCAAGGCCCTCAAGGCCAAGGACATGGACATCGAGCTCACGGACAAGGCCACGAACCTCCTGGCCAAGCGCGGCTTCGACCCAGTGCTGGGCGCACGTCCGCTGCGTCGCACCATCCAGCGCGAGATCGAGGATGCTCTCTCGGAGAAGATCCTGTTCGGCGAGGTCGGCGCAGGCGAGGTCGTCACCGTCGACGTCGAGGGCTGGGACGGCGAGTCCAAGGACATCGACAAGGCGCAGTTCACCTTCACCCCGCGCCCGAAGGATGACGCCATCGCCCAGGCAGTCGAGCGCGACGTGGCGGTCGTTGAGGCCCAGCAGGCCGTTATCAACGCCGCCGATGACCAGGCCTCTGTCCCTGAGGAGGTGGACATCGAGGGCTTTGACGCTGAGCAGCCAGGTGGCGCTCACCGCGCGGAGTAA